A genomic window from Corynebacterium fournieri includes:
- the thrS gene encoding threonine--tRNA ligase — protein sequence MSIEAAVEFAPFEVPAGTAVGAAMRELNLPNKGEGAIVCVQDEQGDLKDLSYVPDTTATFIPVPANTEQGRSVIRHSCAHVLAQAVQAEFPGTKLGIGPAINDGFYYDFDVAEPFTPEDLKTLEKRMKKIIKQGQKFVRGVYASAEEAAADLKDEPYKLELINDKGNVDPDSDEATEVGAGELTHYDNVNPRTNEVEWHDLCRGPHVPTTKYIPAFALTRSSAAYWRGDQNNAGLQRVYGTAWESKDKLEEYMTMLEEAEKCDHRRLGNELDLFSFPDEVGSGLPVFHPDGGIVRMTMEQHSRERHVAAGYSFVNTPHVTKGDLFKKSGHLDWYADGMFPPMKLDGEVDEDGNVTKQPVDYYAKPMNCPMHNLIFDSRGRSYRELPLRLFEFGTVYRYEKSGVVHGLTRARGFTQDDAHIYCTEEQLEEELTSVLEFIISLLQDYGLDDFYLELSTKDPNKYIGDDEIWERSTSILESVAKKSGLELVPDPAGAAFYGPKISVQARDAIGRTWQMSTVQLDFNLPERFDLTYTSSDGSKKRPVMIHRALFGSIERFFGVLLEHYAGAFPAWLAPHQVVGIPVADAFGEHLDGVIGALRERGIRAEVDHSDDRMQKKIRTHTTGKVPFMLLAGERDVEANAVSFRFLDGSQINGVPVDDAVEIITEWVTAKRNDQPNEATVATRN from the coding sequence ATGTCCATCGAAGCAGCAGTCGAGTTCGCACCGTTCGAGGTTCCCGCCGGTACCGCCGTCGGCGCCGCCATGCGGGAGCTGAACCTGCCCAATAAGGGGGAGGGCGCCATCGTGTGCGTCCAGGATGAACAGGGCGACCTTAAAGACCTCTCGTACGTCCCCGACACGACCGCGACGTTTATTCCGGTGCCCGCGAACACCGAGCAGGGCCGCTCCGTCATCCGCCACTCCTGCGCCCACGTGCTCGCCCAGGCCGTCCAGGCCGAGTTCCCCGGCACCAAACTAGGAATCGGCCCGGCCATCAACGACGGTTTCTACTACGACTTCGACGTGGCGGAGCCGTTCACGCCCGAGGATCTGAAGACGCTGGAAAAGCGCATGAAGAAGATCATCAAGCAGGGCCAGAAGTTCGTCCGCGGCGTCTACGCCTCTGCGGAGGAGGCCGCCGCTGACCTGAAGGACGAGCCGTACAAGCTTGAGCTGATCAACGACAAGGGCAACGTCGACCCAGATTCCGACGAGGCCACCGAGGTCGGCGCCGGCGAGCTGACGCACTACGACAACGTCAACCCGCGCACCAACGAGGTCGAGTGGCACGACTTGTGCCGCGGCCCGCACGTGCCCACCACCAAGTACATTCCGGCATTTGCACTGACGCGCTCGTCCGCGGCCTACTGGCGCGGCGACCAGAACAACGCCGGCCTGCAGCGCGTCTACGGCACCGCGTGGGAATCCAAGGACAAGCTCGAGGAATACATGACAATGCTCGAGGAGGCGGAAAAGTGCGACCACCGCCGCCTGGGCAACGAGCTGGACCTGTTCTCCTTCCCGGATGAGGTCGGCTCCGGCCTGCCGGTGTTCCACCCGGACGGCGGCATCGTGCGCATGACCATGGAGCAGCACTCCCGCGAGCGCCACGTCGCCGCCGGCTACTCCTTCGTCAACACCCCGCACGTGACCAAGGGCGACCTGTTTAAGAAGTCCGGCCACCTGGACTGGTACGCCGACGGCATGTTCCCGCCGATGAAGCTCGACGGCGAGGTCGACGAGGACGGCAACGTGACGAAGCAGCCGGTGGACTACTACGCCAAGCCGATGAACTGCCCGATGCACAACCTGATCTTCGATTCGCGCGGCCGTTCCTACCGTGAGCTGCCGCTGCGCCTGTTTGAGTTCGGCACCGTCTACCGCTACGAAAAGTCCGGTGTGGTCCACGGCCTGACCCGCGCCCGCGGCTTCACGCAGGACGACGCCCACATCTACTGCACCGAGGAGCAGCTGGAAGAAGAGCTGACCAGCGTGCTGGAGTTCATCATCTCCCTGCTGCAGGACTACGGCCTGGACGACTTCTACCTGGAGCTGTCCACCAAGGACCCGAACAAATACATCGGCGACGACGAGATTTGGGAGCGCTCCACCAGCATCCTGGAGTCCGTGGCCAAAAAGTCCGGCCTGGAACTGGTGCCGGATCCGGCGGGTGCAGCTTTCTACGGCCCGAAGATTTCCGTGCAGGCGCGCGACGCCATCGGCCGCACCTGGCAGATGTCCACCGTACAGCTCGACTTCAACCTGCCGGAGCGCTTTGACCTGACCTACACCTCCTCCGACGGTTCGAAGAAGCGCCCGGTGATGATTCACCGCGCTCTGTTCGGCTCCATCGAACGCTTCTTCGGCGTGCTGCTCGAGCACTACGCCGGCGCATTCCCGGCGTGGCTGGCGCCGCACCAGGTGGTGGGCATCCCCGTGGCCGACGCCTTTGGCGAGCACCTGGACGGTGTTATCGGCGCACTGCGCGAACGCGGCATCCGCGCGGAGGTCGACCACTCCGATGACCGCATGCAGAAGAAGATCCGCACCCACACCACCGGCAAGGTGCCGTTCATGCTGCTCGCCGGCGAGCGAGACGTGGAGGCGAACGCGGTCAGCTTCCGTTTCCTGGACGGCTCCCAGATCAACGGCGTGCCGGTGGACGACGCAGTGGAGATCATCACCGAGTGGGTCACCGCCAAGCGCAACGACCAACCGAATGAGGCCACCGTTGCAACCCGCAACTAA